Proteins encoded together in one Fusobacterium perfoetens ATCC 29250 window:
- a CDS encoding alanine racemase, with protein MNIFISEKNFIHNINLLKLKYNKDIIPVIKANAYGHDIKIISKLLLKYKINICAVARIFEALEILKHINYDKNFKILIFESIESNYLKEIISNSQLLISANSLEDLSLYLKSGISSNQIQLKIDFGFGRNGIFYKNIDVLRNLIIKSNLKFSGIFTHLFSVEYEDGIKIINNFTEIVKELGKDNFQMIHLQNSLGITRYGSIPISTHLRPGMFVFGFYEEGAFENNLQKVFSLKGKIINIRDISSLKYLTYNLKKNLPMTLSKVAIIKIGYGDGFLKINEGSFALINNRQFKIISVMMDTTLIEVDDSVCINDSVQLYYDFSSTRNYLKMNMCEVLSILSNKIPRILI; from the coding sequence ATGAATATTTTTATTTCAGAAAAAAATTTTATCCACAATATAAATTTATTAAAACTTAAATATAATAAAGATATTATTCCTGTTATTAAAGCTAACGCTTATGGACATGATATAAAAATAATATCTAAATTACTTTTAAAATATAAAATAAATATTTGTGCTGTTGCTAGAATTTTTGAAGCTTTAGAAATTTTAAAACATATAAATTATGATAAAAATTTTAAGATATTAATTTTTGAATCTATAGAATCTAATTATCTAAAAGAAATTATTAGTAATTCTCAACTTTTAATTTCAGCAAATTCTTTAGAAGATTTATCTCTATATTTAAAATCTGGAATTTCTTCAAATCAAATTCAATTAAAAATAGATTTTGGTTTTGGACGAAACGGAATTTTTTATAAAAATATAGATGTTTTAAGAAATTTAATAATTAAATCTAATTTAAAATTTTCTGGAATTTTTACACATCTTTTTTCTGTTGAATATGAAGATGGAATAAAGATTATAAATAACTTCACTGAAATAGTAAAAGAATTAGGTAAAGATAATTTTCAAATGATACATCTTCAAAATAGTTTAGGTATTACAAGATATGGAAGTATTCCAATATCTACCCATTTAAGACCTGGTATGTTTGTTTTTGGTTTTTATGAAGAAGGAGCTTTTGAAAATAATTTACAAAAAGTTTTTTCTTTAAAAGGAAAAATAATAAATATAAGAGATATTTCTTCTTTAAAATATCTTACTTACAATTTAAAAAAAAATCTACCTATGACTTTATCAAAAGTAGCTATTATTAAAATAGGATATGGTGATGGTTTTTTAAAAATAAATGAAGGTTCATTTGCTTTAATTAATAATCGTCAATTTAAAATTATTTCTGTTATGATGGATACTACTTTAATAGAAGTTGATGATAGTGTTTGTATAAATGATTCTGTACAACTTTATTATGATTTTTCTTCAACTAGAAATTATTTAAAAATGAATATGTGTGAAGTTTTATCTATCTTATCTAATAAAATTCCTAGAATTTTAATTTAA
- a CDS encoding RelA/SpoT domain-containing protein produces MLNKDKFLKEFSISEETFLATGLQWKDLEEIYDDYIKIIPFLEKKADEFTFELIDSKAVHSVRRRVKKPYHLIEKIIRKGKKYNEKNINVNNYKKIITDLIGVRVLHLFKEDWIEVHKEILSNWDVAETPQVNVRPGDYNTELLKKTLANLNCELIIREHGYRSVHYLIENYIEEIDDIVYTEMQVRTVFEEAWSEIDHIIRYPYDLNNPILNEYLSIFNRIVGSADEMGTFIKNLKPTVSEGFGPFSDRELDNKFK; encoded by the coding sequence ATGCTTAATAAAGATAAATTTCTGAAAGAATTTTCTATTAGTGAAGAAACTTTTTTAGCTACTGGACTTCAATGGAAAGATTTAGAGGAAATTTATGATGATTATATTAAAATCATTCCCTTTTTAGAAAAAAAGGCTGATGAATTTACTTTTGAATTAATAGATTCTAAAGCTGTTCATTCAGTTAGAAGAAGAGTTAAAAAACCATATCATCTCATAGAAAAAATAATTAGAAAGGGTAAAAAATATAATGAAAAAAATATAAATGTTAACAACTATAAAAAAATTATTACTGACCTTATTGGGGTCAGAGTTCTTCATCTTTTTAAAGAAGATTGGATTGAAGTTCACAAAGAGATTTTAAGTAATTGGGATGTTGCTGAGACACCTCAAGTAAATGTTAGACCAGGAGATTATAATACTGAATTATTGAAGAAAACTTTAGCTAATCTTAACTGTGAGTTAATAATAAGAGAGCATGGTTATCGTTCTGTTCACTATTTAATAGAAAATTATATTGAAGAAATTGATGATATTGTTTATACTGAAATGCAAGTTAGAACTGTTTTTGAAGAAGCTTGGAGTGAAATAGACCATATTATCAGATATCCTTATGATTTAAATAATCCCATTTTAAATGAATATTTAAGTATATTTAATAGAATTGTAGGTAGTGCTGATGAAATGGGAACATTTATAAAAAATTTAAAACCTACTGTTAGTGAAGGGTTTGGTCCTTTTTCTGATAGAGAGCTTGATAATAAATTTAAATAG
- a CDS encoding iron-containing alcohol dehydrogenase — MKDFGFKIPQNIEFGIGSLKKLPKILEESRSKNVLLISDRGLEKLGVVAKVSNIIKEAGIKCTEFLDVVPNPTVDVVNEATEIYKNVEATSIIALGGGSPMDVAKAVGVLANFGGKITDYEGNHKVPGKVVPIIAIPTTAGTGSEVTASAVITDESRNYKFSVFSYEILPSYAVLDPELIMTAPASIAASCGVDALIHAMEAYISNNATPFSDAMAEKAMELIGRNLRAFVANRQNVDAACAMMLGSTFAGISFAWARLGNVHAMSHPVSAYFHVPHGVANSILLPTVFEYNALADRGRYEVIYNYICEGKEKVKNFKPQMLVDEIRKLNNDLGIPKSLSEVGVTEDMIPAMAEDAMKSGNIPANPRQTSLKEITELYKKAL, encoded by the coding sequence ATGAAAGATTTTGGATTTAAAATACCTCAAAATATAGAATTTGGAATTGGAAGTTTAAAAAAACTTCCTAAGATTTTAGAAGAAAGTAGATCAAAAAATGTTTTATTAATTTCAGACAGAGGACTTGAGAAATTAGGAGTAGTAGCAAAAGTATCGAATATAATAAAAGAAGCTGGAATAAAATGTACAGAATTTTTAGATGTAGTACCTAATCCAACTGTAGATGTAGTTAATGAAGCAACAGAAATATATAAAAATGTAGAAGCAACAAGTATAATAGCTTTAGGTGGAGGAAGTCCTATGGATGTAGCTAAAGCTGTAGGAGTATTAGCAAATTTTGGTGGAAAAATTACTGATTATGAAGGAAATCATAAAGTTCCAGGAAAAGTAGTTCCAATTATAGCAATACCAACAACAGCAGGAACTGGAAGTGAAGTAACAGCTTCTGCTGTAATAACTGATGAAAGTCGTAATTATAAGTTTTCAGTATTTAGTTATGAAATTTTACCATCATATGCTGTATTAGATCCAGAATTAATAATGACAGCTCCTGCTTCAATAGCTGCTTCTTGTGGAGTAGACGCTTTAATTCATGCTATGGAGGCTTATATATCAAATAATGCTACACCTTTTTCAGATGCAATGGCTGAGAAAGCTATGGAATTAATAGGAAGAAATCTTCGTGCTTTTGTAGCTAATAGACAAAATGTAGATGCAGCATGTGCAATGATGTTAGGTTCTACATTTGCTGGAATTTCTTTTGCTTGGGCAAGATTAGGAAATGTTCATGCAATGAGTCATCCAGTAAGTGCTTATTTCCATGTACCTCATGGAGTAGCAAATTCAATATTACTTCCAACAGTATTTGAATATAATGCTTTAGCTGATAGAGGACGTTATGAAGTGATTTATAACTATATATGTGAAGGAAAAGAAAAAGTTAAAAACTTTAAACCACAAATGTTAGTTGATGAAATAAGAAAATTAAATAATGACTTAGGAATTCCTAAATCATTATCAGAAGTTGGAGTTACGGAAGATATGATACCAGCAATGGCTGAAGATGCTATGAAGAGTGGAAATATTCCAGCTAATCCTCGTCAAACTTCTCTAAAAGAAATTACTGAGTTATATAAAAAAGCTCTATAA
- a CDS encoding SIR2 family protein, whose protein sequence is MDFFENIKLEKKINLITENFYKNLDSYPSRNELSNFLIETFNFSNIDDIEKNSLLEVSQIFVDKVVSTKQNIFKNIQSLYFEKDMNIQYLESLIKEDRISSILNINYDNLLYNNERIKKLSPFDKDTFAIGKTKLYKPLGELDSIDTCIITSQDLKKLKVLPFYKNYFNSIRYDLKLRTNIICAFDLRDSDFFEILEFIFGDFPNLLKDIYLVTDEPIINSRVLDFIKKYNIKVLNYDSSKFIKKLYNCFNNIDDSLESEIKEETIENISKDNNVEINLEEENTEIIPEAQSNLFEKTVVEAPTFTEEIKNKLFFEEKKEENIETKIKDNTSEFENNIENTLEFETSDEEVNKEIQFSLFDNISSENPKEEKEKYIPKDIILENNEFSLETGLEKKYSSLSLNKFPIISTNLPENISFDDIGIVGNAEMKIGEFFSNCFIRVLSNKENNISLLEIKSRDFKLRVSIVNDTPETIKVTSDYFYYEISSSTTLGRTIVVLKMLESLFSGIPMEFSFKNLSGKIILNNISEVVKIKTIYSLFTTAKEENLKIQMNKLEDIENIFYLLNLELLLKKESISTWCDYEVDKSYLHSQDKVTFKRLHHLDKKNLIEETIILKSPVSEKDVSEDKIIGKRKVCTIYLKKLRGEI, encoded by the coding sequence ATGGACTTTTTTGAAAATATAAAACTAGAAAAAAAAATAAATTTAATAACAGAAAATTTTTATAAAAATTTAGATTCTTACCCTAGTAGAAATGAATTATCTAATTTTCTTATAGAAACTTTTAATTTTTCAAATATTGATGATATAGAAAAAAATTCTTTATTAGAGGTATCTCAAATTTTTGTAGATAAAGTTGTATCTACAAAACAAAATATATTTAAAAATATTCAATCTCTTTATTTTGAAAAAGATATGAATATTCAATACCTTGAATCTCTTATAAAAGAAGATAGAATTTCATCAATTCTTAATATTAACTATGATAATTTACTTTATAATAATGAAAGAATAAAAAAACTTTCTCCATTTGATAAAGATACCTTTGCTATCGGAAAAACAAAACTTTATAAACCTTTAGGCGAATTAGATTCTATTGATACTTGTATTATTACAAGTCAAGATTTAAAAAAATTAAAAGTTCTTCCTTTCTATAAAAATTATTTTAATAGTATTCGTTATGATTTAAAACTAAGAACAAATATTATCTGTGCTTTTGATTTAAGAGATTCTGATTTCTTTGAAATACTAGAATTTATATTTGGAGATTTTCCAAACTTACTAAAAGATATATATTTAGTTACAGATGAACCTATTATAAACTCTAGAGTTTTAGATTTTATAAAAAAATATAATATTAAAGTTCTAAATTATGATTCTTCTAAATTTATAAAAAAACTTTATAATTGTTTTAATAATATAGATGATTCTTTAGAATCTGAAATAAAAGAAGAAACTATTGAAAATATATCAAAAGATAATAATGTTGAAATTAATCTTGAAGAAGAAAATACAGAAATTATTCCTGAAGCTCAATCTAATTTATTTGAAAAAACTGTAGTAGAAGCCCCAACTTTCACAGAAGAAATAAAAAATAAGTTATTTTTTGAAGAAAAAAAAGAAGAAAATATCGAAACTAAAATAAAAGACAATACTTCTGAATTTGAAAATAATATAGAAAATACTCTAGAGTTTGAAACTTCTGATGAGGAAGTAAATAAAGAAATTCAATTTTCTTTATTTGATAATATTTCTAGTGAGAATCCAAAAGAAGAAAAAGAAAAATATATTCCTAAAGATATAATATTAGAAAATAATGAATTTTCTTTAGAGACAGGATTAGAGAAAAAATATTCATCACTATCTCTTAATAAATTTCCTATAATTTCTACTAATTTACCTGAAAATATTTCTTTTGATGATATTGGAATTGTTGGAAATGCTGAGATGAAAATAGGAGAATTTTTTAGTAATTGTTTTATAAGAGTTCTTTCTAATAAAGAAAATAATATTTCTCTTTTGGAAATTAAAAGTAGAGATTTTAAGTTAAGAGTTAGTATTGTAAATGATACTCCTGAAACAATTAAAGTTACAAGTGATTACTTCTATTATGAAATTTCTTCTTCCACTACTCTTGGAAGAACTATTGTAGTTTTAAAAATGTTAGAGTCTTTATTCTCTGGAATACCTATGGAATTTTCTTTTAAAAATTTATCTGGAAAAATTATTTTAAATAATATTTCTGAAGTTGTTAAAATAAAAACTATCTACTCATTATTTACTACTGCTAAAGAAGAAAATTTAAAAATACAAATGAATAAATTAGAAGATATAGAAAATATTTTCTATTTACTTAACCTTGAACTTCTATTAAAAAAAGAATCTATTTCAACTTGGTGTGATTATGAGGTTGATAAATCTTATTTACATAGTCAAGATAAAGTTACTTTTAAACGTTTACATCATTTAGATAAGAAAAATCTAATTGAAGAAACAATTATTTTAAAATCTCCTGTTTCTGAAAAAGATGTTAGTGAAGATAAAATTATAGGTAAAAGAAAAGTTTGTACTATTTACCTAAAAAAATTAAGAGGTGAAATTTAA